The genomic segment TGGCCTATAGAGATGGGAAATTGGATAGTTTGACGCTGTCTGGTGACTGTATCGGTTCTTATATTGCCCAGGACAGCCTATCGGAAAGCCGCCTGAGGGGCAAAAAATTTGTATTGTGGTTTTCCAACGGTGAGTTAGCCCAGATGACGATTTCCGATGAAGCACATTGCACGCGGACCACGCGAGATAACGACGATGTGACGGTTTCTGGGGATTATCTCCTTTTGAAATTTACTCCCGGTCAGTTGTCATCTATCCGAGCTGAAGGGGCTGTGCGAGGGCACTATACCGCTGAGTTGGAGGATGTGCCGTGAACCTGAGAGCCGAGGGATTGGTCAAAAAATACGCACGGCGCCTGGTTGTCAATCAGGTCAACTTAATTGTCAATCCCGGTGAAATTGTCGGCCTATTAGGGCCTAATGGCGCGGGAAAAACCACCTGTTTTTACCTCATTGTCGGCGCAATTTCGTCAAATGCTGGACACATTTTTTTAGGTGACCGAGACATCACTGCATTGCCCATGTATCGCCGCGCACGCCTGGGCATTGGTTATTTGGCACAGGAATCAACGGTTTTTAGGAAGATGTCCGTGTTGGAAAATGTACTGTCCGTGCTCGAATACGAGAAAATAGGTAAGGCAGAACGGTTAGATCGCGCCCACAAGGTATTGGAAGATCTGGGAGTAGGACATTTATCGCACCAACGCGCAGATAGTTTGTCGGGGGGAGAAACGCGCCGGCTGGAAATTGCGCGGGCACTCTCTCGGGATCCGCTTTTTATGCTGCTTGACGAACCTTTTGCCGGCGTGGACCCGCGTGCAGTTGAAGATATTCAGAATATTATTGCCGAACTGAAACGCCTGAATATTGGCGTTTTGATTACTGATCACAATGTGCGAGAAACTCTAGCGATTACAGATCGCTCCTATTTGCTCTCCGAAGGGAAAATTCTCCTATCAGGTACATCCCAGGCATTGGCAGCAAGCGACGAAGCGCGTCGCATCTATCTGGGTGACCGGTTTCGCCTCGATTCGTGACAAATTGGGAAAAGGGTTTACAATCCTCTTCGTTATTTGTTATTTTATTTAAAGTTGCCTTTTCTCTTTATCGAACACCAATGAGGACAAGAATGAAACATGTAACGATGGCAGAGTTGGAAGCTGGATTAAAAAATATCCGTCAGTCGCCCACAGATGCGGGTGTGTTAGCATTGATTGTGCGACGGCCGCAAGTTGAGGCGCGGGAGGTCCTGGAAGTGGGCGAACTCGATCTGTTTGAAGGACTCGTGGGAGACAACTGGAAAACACGCGGCAGTTCTCAAACGGCAGACGGGTCAGCCCATCCAGACATGCAACTCAACATCATGAACGCCCGCGTGATTGCCCTGTTGGCGCAGCAAAAGGAGCGTTGGGCACTGGCGGGGGATCAGTTGTATATGGATTTCGATTTAAGTGCAGAGAATGTGCCACCGGGTACCAGACTGAGTCTGGGAGAAGCGGTGATCGAGGTGACAGATCAACCTCACACGGGCTGTAAAAAATTTGCTGCGCGTTTTGGGCTGGACGCGCTGAAATTTATCAGTTCTCCCGTGGGAAAACAGCTTCAGTTGCGCGGAATAAATGCAAAGGTCATTCGCTCTGGCGCGATACGGATAGGTGACACTGTGAAGAAAGTTAAACTATGATTGGTCTTGATCATACACAATCTCAGATGCTCCAGCAAAAACTGGCACCGCAACTTATCCAATCTTTGCACTTGCTCCAAATGCCAACTCTGGAATTAGCGGAGTTAATTCGACAAGAATTGGAGATCAATCCGCTTCTGGAAATTGATGAAGACGCTACTCTGGATTTGGAACAAGAAGAACCTGAATTCGAACAGGACGACGAAACCGAGGATGAAGATCGGGATGAGGAACCCGTTGAGGAATTGGAGTTTGAAGAAGCGGATTTAAACACAATCGATACAGACATATTCGATGAGCATGACTGGGACCACTACCTAAATGAATCCGGGTATGCCAGCCCGCGTGAAGAATTTGAATCCAATGAAGACTGGCACAACGACAGCACCACCCAAAAAACACTTCGAGATTCACTTTTAGAACAGGTGGCAGTTACGGATCTTTCACCGAGTGATCGCATCATCGCCGAATATTTAATTTGCAATATTGACGAAGACGGATTTCTGGGATGTTCGACAGGAGAAGTGGCTGATGAGCTTGGGGTCAACCAAGATAACGTGGAATGCATTTTGGGCATTATCCAGACATTTGACCCAGTAGGTGTTGGTGCACGAAACCTACAAGAGTGTTTGTTGATTCAGTTAAAAGAAAAAAATATCACAAACGGTTTGGTTGCAAAGGTGGTACGCAATCACCTCGACGATTGGATCAAACGCCGGTTTGGGCAGATCAGCCAGGCACTCGATACAAGCGTGGATGATATGCGCGTTGTCGAAGAAGTCCTCGCATCGCTCAATCCCAAACCCAATATTGAATCGGAACCCGCATTGAATCTCAATCACGTCATTCCCGACCTCGAAGTTCAAAAGATTGGTGACGAGTACGTCGTTTCCCTGACTGATCGCACGCTGCCCGAATTGCGTGTCAGTCCAGTTTATCGCACTTTGCTCAGACAATCTGACAAATCTGGACGAGGTGACCCAAAATTGCGAGAGACCAAAAAATTTGTCGTTGAAAAACTCAATTCTGCGCGCTGGTTTATCAATGCGATTCACCAAAGACGCGCAACCATGTTAAAGGTCATGCGATGTATTGTCGAAAATCAGATTGATTTTTTTGACCGAGGTCCTGGTTTTCTCAAACCGATGGTACTTCAAGAAGTAGCTGATCTGGTGCAGATGCACATTTCGACCATCAGCCGTGTGAGCAATGGCAAATACGTGCAAACATCGCATGGCGTTTATGAGTTGAAATATTTTTTTGATGGAGGATTGAGTCGATACGATGACGACGATATATCTGCCAGAAGTGTAAAAGAAAAAATTGCAATGCTCATTCATGATGAAGACGTACAGAATCCGTTGAGCGATCAACACATATCAGATATGCTAAGAGAAGAAGGCATTAATATCGCGCGGCGCACAGTAGCCAAATATCGAGATCAACTCAATATTAGCTCTGCGCGACTTCGGAAGGCGCTTTAGAAAGAATCAACGAATCAGCGAATCTACGAATCTACGAATCCACGATAGCAGTTGGGGGGTTGAGCGGGGTTCGTCTATTCGTCTATTCGTCTATTCGTCTATTCGTCTATTCGTCTATTCGCTTCAGTCTGTCTGCTGAGTGCTGATTTCGTCTTCTGAGATTTTGTGTACACTTTTGGGATTGAAGGTCTGCTGGGTATTGATGCGGAGTGCAACTTCAATCCGTCCGCCAGTTAGCACAAAAAACTGAATCAGAAACCCGCCACCTTGCATGGTTTCAACCTGGTAAGCGTCGGTGTCTAATCCGTCGAGCAATTGGGGAAGGGTGGTTTCAAATCGTGGATGTTGTGTAATATCGGGAGGCAATGCCATAATCAGGGTTCCCGGTTCTGTATTGAGATAACCTCCGATGCGTTGTCGCGTGCTAACCATGTGGGAAATAATCCTGCAGGCATAATCGAATTCATCGCCGCCATTTCGATCTGGCGGCACTATCCCCCAGGTCAGGTGGTGGATAAAGGGATTGCCGTATCCCTGCCCAAGCATCTGATCAAGCGCGGGTTGGTCAACGGGATGAACCACTGCGACATAGTGAAACCAGCCACGTGCGAGAGCAGGATGCCCGAACGGCAAACCCGATGGCACGTTGATATAATCCTGTTCATCGACGGGTGAGGGATAACACCTGGTGTCCCAACCCGCAATATAACCCATCGTTTTTAGAGGTCCCGCGACGAGGTACGGTGGATCTGTAAAGATCGCTGCGTGGTCCATGTTGGGATACAATTTGACGCCAGCAGCAGAAATTTTTTCGGCGACTTGCAAGGCTTCATCAAAGCGTTCAGACGCATTCTCTATTTGGAGAACTGCGTGAAAGTCTTCGGGTAATTTACAGTCCATAGTATCATCCTCCTATTGGTTAAAAGATACAACCAATAAGAGACTTTTTCGATATACGTCAAGAAAAAATACCCCCCGGTCACTTTAGTGGCTGGGGATTTTTTAGTGAAAAATTTGATTCATTTATTTTCGAAAATTGAACGATTCGTACTCTCAAGGAGTTTGGTTATATAACCTTTCAGGAGCATAACTCACTGATTTAATGTCTCTTGCGGCATTTTTCAGATTTTGGCACGCGTTTTGCAGATGTCATGATCAAAAAACATTGCGCGAGGTCAATATGGTGAGATACGGGATTGGTATTGTAATATCAGGAATGCTTTTTTTTGCACAAGTTTTGCACACTGAATCGGCTGTCGTAATCAATGAGATCCTTGCAGATCCGCCATCGGGAGATAGAGGCGATGCCAATAGGGATGGAATCCGAGACGGAAATAAGGACGAATTTATAGAAATACTGAATACTGGACCGGAGTCTATTGATATCGGTGGATGGCAATTGTCAGACTTGAAACCCGGTTCAAAAGGACCGTTCACTTTTCCTGAAAACACCCGGATTGATCCGGGCGAATACATCGTACTTTTTGGCGGCGGGACGCCGACCGGGTTTGAAGGCAAAGTTTTTGTTGATGATGGCAGAATCGGTGGGGGATTGAGCAATTCGGGAGATGCGGTGTTTCTGATCAATCCAACTTCAGGCGATACGATTGCAAGCGCGGAATGGGGAAGTGAGGGGGGCAAGGATCAATCTCTGGTGCGGTATCCGGAAGGAACTGGCAGGTGGGTGTTGCACAGTGCTTCCCCTGGAAGAGGGTTGTTTTCGCCGGGTAAACCACGGTCGCTTTTTGATAAACTCGAGTCCCTTCCCGAATATGTGGACCTGATAGCAGGAGAATACGTTTATCTGATCCCAGCGATTTATAGCCACGAAACTGGGGAAACAAGGCGGATTGAGGATGAGGTTTTATGGGTATCGTGGGATACCACTATCGTGCGAATTGAACAGAGCAACAAGGTGGTTGCTGTGCGTGCTGGAGAGACAAAGGTCGGGTTTTTATGGAATGGTCGCGAGAGCCTTCACACATATATCCGGGTGTTGGAAAAGGAAAAACCGCCATTGGTGATCTCGGAGGTGCATCCCAATCCCGCCTGGGGGAACGCGGGTGATACCAATGGCGATGGGGTGCGGCACACCTATCAGGACGAGTTTATCGAAGTGGCGAATCTGAGCGAGAATCCCATTGACATTGGCGGCTATTTTCTCGGTGATGACGATGTGCCTGTAAAAAAGCTTTTTCGATTTCCCGATAACACAGTGCTCGATACACAAGCAGTTGTCGTGCTCTTTGGCGGTGGGGATATGCCAGTTAGCGAACGGATATTTGCCGATGACGGTCGCATTGGCGATGGGCTGGCCAATGGAGGTGATACCGTGCAGTTATTGGCACCAGATAGTAGTACGGTGGTATTTTCAATGACGTATGAACACTCGACCAGAGGCGTATCCTATGCCAGAGATGAAGACGGCAATTATCTGTTACACAACCAGATATACAAAGAAGAGCCTACTTCAGTCGGACGCTTAAGGCCTGGTGATGATCCGATTGAACCCGAAGGGTTGACTGAGGAGGTGACTGTCCCCGATGGCCTGGTATTTTCCGAAATCTTGATGCTGCCGGAACAGGTGGATGCCAATAACGATGGGATTGTTGATCGAGATGAGGATACTTTTGTTGAATTGACTAATATAGGTGCGGATACGCTCGACCTGAGCGGATGGCTACTCGGCGATGACTATATTATTGTCTCTAAGTTTTTCTCTTTTCCCGATAATGTCGTGCTCGTGCCCGGTGGTTATATCACCATTTTTGGTGGGGGAACGCCTTCAGGTATTCCCGGTCGCGTTTTGTCTGTGGGAGATCGAATCGGCAATGGCCTCGCTGATGGCGGCGATGTCGTCCATCTAATCATGTCCGATGGTAAGACTGTGGCGCGGTCTGTGCGCGTACCAAAAGCTACACCAGACATTTCATGGCTATTTTCGCCCGATGATCCTCCAGAGTTACATCCCAAAATCCCCGGCAGGCACGCAATGTCGCCCGGTACATCACCAGATGGACAAGCGGCGGATTCCATAAATACAGCGACACTCGACATATTCCAACCTCCCGAAGGCC from the Gemmatimonadota bacterium genome contains:
- the lptB gene encoding LPS export ABC transporter ATP-binding protein, whose protein sequence is MNLRAEGLVKKYARRLVVNQVNLIVNPGEIVGLLGPNGAGKTTCFYLIVGAISSNAGHIFLGDRDITALPMYRRARLGIGYLAQESTVFRKMSVLENVLSVLEYEKIGKAERLDRAHKVLEDLGVGHLSHQRADSLSGGETRRLEIARALSRDPLFMLLDEPFAGVDPRAVEDIQNIIAELKRLNIGVLITDHNVRETLAITDRSYLLSEGKILLSGTSQALAASDEARRIYLGDRFRLDS
- a CDS encoding MOSC domain-containing protein → MKHVTMAELEAGLKNIRQSPTDAGVLALIVRRPQVEAREVLEVGELDLFEGLVGDNWKTRGSSQTADGSAHPDMQLNIMNARVIALLAQQKERWALAGDQLYMDFDLSAENVPPGTRLSLGEAVIEVTDQPHTGCKKFAARFGLDALKFISSPVGKQLQLRGINAKVIRSGAIRIGDTVKKVKL
- the rpoN gene encoding RNA polymerase factor sigma-54 → MIGLDHTQSQMLQQKLAPQLIQSLHLLQMPTLELAELIRQELEINPLLEIDEDATLDLEQEEPEFEQDDETEDEDRDEEPVEELEFEEADLNTIDTDIFDEHDWDHYLNESGYASPREEFESNEDWHNDSTTQKTLRDSLLEQVAVTDLSPSDRIIAEYLICNIDEDGFLGCSTGEVADELGVNQDNVECILGIIQTFDPVGVGARNLQECLLIQLKEKNITNGLVAKVVRNHLDDWIKRRFGQISQALDTSVDDMRVVEEVLASLNPKPNIESEPALNLNHVIPDLEVQKIGDEYVVSLTDRTLPELRVSPVYRTLLRQSDKSGRGDPKLRETKKFVVEKLNSARWFINAIHQRRATMLKVMRCIVENQIDFFDRGPGFLKPMVLQEVADLVQMHISTISRVSNGKYVQTSHGVYELKYFFDGGLSRYDDDDISARSVKEKIAMLIHDEDVQNPLSDQHISDMLREEGINIARRTVAKYRDQLNISSARLRKAL
- a CDS encoding T9SS type A sorting domain-containing protein; amino-acid sequence: MSLAAFFRFWHAFCRCHDQKTLREVNMVRYGIGIVISGMLFFAQVLHTESAVVINEILADPPSGDRGDANRDGIRDGNKDEFIEILNTGPESIDIGGWQLSDLKPGSKGPFTFPENTRIDPGEYIVLFGGGTPTGFEGKVFVDDGRIGGGLSNSGDAVFLINPTSGDTIASAEWGSEGGKDQSLVRYPEGTGRWVLHSASPGRGLFSPGKPRSLFDKLESLPEYVDLIAGEYVYLIPAIYSHETGETRRIEDEVLWVSWDTTIVRIEQSNKVVAVRAGETKVGFLWNGRESLHTYIRVLEKEKPPLVISEVHPNPAWGNAGDTNGDGVRHTYQDEFIEVANLSENPIDIGGYFLGDDDVPVKKLFRFPDNTVLDTQAVVVLFGGGDMPVSERIFADDGRIGDGLANGGDTVQLLAPDSSTVVFSMTYEHSTRGVSYARDEDGNYLLHNQIYKEEPTSVGRLRPGDDPIEPEGLTEEVTVPDGLVFSEILMLPEQVDANNDGIVDRDEDTFVELTNIGADTLDLSGWLLGDDYIIVSKFFSFPDNVVLVPGGYITIFGGGTPSGIPGRVLSVGDRIGNGLADGGDVVHLIMSDGKTVARSVRVPKATPDISWLFSPDDPPELHPKIPGRHAMSPGTSPDGQAADSINTATLDIFQPPEGLVISEVYPNPAAGDAGDTNGDGGRHTYQDEFVEIANLGRHPIDIGGYYLGDDDVPVEKFFQFPDSTVLDTQAVVVLFGGGDMPVSEWIFADDGRIGDGLANGGDTVQLLAPDGSTVVSKMTYENARQGISFARDDDGNYLLHNEIYEGKSISIGRLMPGDDPIEPEGLTVSDGLVFSEILMLPEQVDVNNDGIVDRHADAFVELTNIGADTLDLSGWLLGDDDIVVSRFFFFPDDIVLVPGGYVTIFGGGTPVDIPGTVLSAEGQIGNGLSSGGDVVHLIMPDSKTVVRSVRVPKATPDVSWLLLPDAPPELHPKISGKHAMSPGTSSISEVKSDTLTGVGAVSGKPIVFDGEDQTVNSPISDNSKPGEEEENYKEGIYPSPNPFNSTTVLGFYTTGGPVYVTIYNILGQPIRRLVQQHLPAGYYRRIWDGKNDFGVSVSSGIYIVLLKDKEATFTQRVALLK